A single genomic interval of Agrobacterium larrymoorei harbors:
- a CDS encoding type II toxin-antitoxin system VapC family toxin, whose amino-acid sequence MIFLDTNVISETLKKAPDSAVIAWLVRHDAELALPTVAVAEIAFGIQKIRPDQRADRLEEGLVSWRRRFSDKMFAFTEEAALAYGDIMGDAERQGRGMSVPDGMIAAIARINGGRLATRNLKDFETTGLELISPWHF is encoded by the coding sequence TTGATTTTTCTCGATACGAATGTCATCTCTGAAACTTTAAAAAAAGCTCCCGATTCTGCAGTCATAGCATGGTTGGTTCGCCACGATGCCGAGTTGGCACTGCCGACTGTCGCAGTTGCTGAGATCGCTTTTGGTATTCAAAAGATCAGGCCAGATCAACGTGCAGATCGATTGGAAGAGGGGCTTGTGAGCTGGCGTCGACGGTTCTCCGATAAGATGTTTGCCTTTACGGAAGAAGCTGCATTGGCTTATGGAGATATTATGGGGGACGCTGAGCGGCAGGGGAGAGGGATGTCGGTTCCGGACGGAATGATCGCGGCGATAGCGCGCATCAATGGTGGCCGGTTGGCGACTCGAAACCTCAAGGATTTCGAGACAACTGGGCTCGAATTGATCTCGCCTTGGCATTTCTGA